A stretch of the Lactuca sativa cultivar Salinas chromosome 9, Lsat_Salinas_v11, whole genome shotgun sequence genome encodes the following:
- the LOC111889697 gene encoding beta-1,2-xylosyltransferase XYXT1 yields MVHKDTRIGKTEKGRGRLVLFAIQTLCAFFLFSLLYTELSFKGTTTSQQIKLDIMITGRQIISDWKPDDISNAVKKETSPEVKKNMSAAVKKNDRNQSLQFLLTRLVGGEDRIKLDSTGFACDKSLSSVICVANKAVKIDMSKNQVHLQPPDTPAAGNTTTVVRPYAMQESPYVMNYITPVTITTTTTDPAPLTCDHNHQHPAVIFSTGGYTGNLFHEFNENIIPLYITTRLFRSKVHFVVVDHKPSFLQKYRRVFPRLSDHEIINPATDSSVHCFPGAVIGLKFHKFIGINTSENPTDYYSMPDFRQFIRQTYKLKTKTVFETQNPPVLLLISRQKTRKFLNQAEMVQMMEELGFRVIIASNDKEMSNVEKFSRVINSCSVMVGAHGAGLANEIFLPDGGVMIQVRPLGFQYGTDAFYSEPGPGMGLRYLEYLIEPVESSLAEVYGLDHPVVADTASVAAKGGYAAAREIYLNKQDLRINLNRFRATLVEALGFIGRHSDVANAR; encoded by the exons atGGTTCACAAAGATACGAGGATTGGTAAAAcagagaaaggaagaggaaggctcGTTTTATTTGCAATTCAAACACTTTGTGCCTTTTTTCTCTTTAGTTTGCTTTACACAGAATTGAGCTTTAAGGGTACTACCACTTCTCAACAGATAAAAC TGGATATTATGATTACAGGAAGGCAAATTATATCAGATTGGAAACCTGATGATATCAGTAACGCAGTTAAGAAGGAGACGAGTCCTGAAGTTAAGAAGAATATGAGTGCTGCTGTTAAGAAGAATGATCGTAACCAATCTCTTCAATTTCTTTTAACAAGACTAGTCggag GTGAAGATCGAATAAAGCTTGATTCAACAGGCTTCGCCTGTGATAAAAGTTTATCATCAGTAATCTGTGTAGCCAACAAAGCTGTGAAAATCGACATGAGCAAAAACCAAGTCCACCTTCAGCCGCCGGACACACCAGCCGCCGGAAACACCACCACCGTCGTCCGGCCTTATGCAATGCAAGAAAGTCCATACGTAATGAACTACATTACTCCGGTAACAATCACAACCACAACCACCGACCCAGCACCACTGACTTGCGATCATAACCACCAACACCCCGCCGTGATCTTCTCAACCGGCGGATACACCGGAAACCTATTCCACGAATTCAACGAAAACATTATTCCTCTGTACATAACCACTCGCCTTTTCAGATCTAAAGTACACTTCGTCGTCGTCGATCACAAACCTTCATTCCTTCAAAAATACAGACGAGTGTTTCCACGTCTCTCCGATCACGAAATCATAAATCCAGCAACGGATTCAAGCGTCCATTGCTTTCCCGGAGCTGTAATcggtttaaaattccacaaattTATAGGCATAAACACATCAGAAAACCCAACTGATTACTACTCAATGCCAGATTTCCGACAATTCATCAGACAAACATataaattgaaaacaaaaaccgtTTTCGAAACACAGAATCCACCTGTATTGCTTTTAATTTCTCGCCAGAAAACAAGAAAGTTCCTAAATCAAGCGGAGATGGTGCAAATGATGGAAGAACTAGGGTTTCGAGTGATCATCGCTAGCAACGATAAGGAGATGTCGAACGTTGAGAAATTTTCGCGTGTGATAAACTCTTGTAGTGTTATGGTGGGGGCTCATGGAGCAGGGTTAGCTAACGAAATCTTTCTTCCTGATGGAGGTGTTATGATACAGGTGAGACCACTGGGGTTTCAGTATGGGACTGATGCTTTTTATAGCGAACCCGGTCCAGGGATGGGTTTGAGGTATTTGGAGTATTTGATTGAACCGGTGGAGAGCTCGTTGGCGGAGGTGTATGGTCTTGATCATCCGGTGGTGGCGGATACGGCGTCTGTGGCGGCGAAAGGAGGATACGCCGCCGCAAGGGAAATATATTTGAATAAGCAGGATTTGAGAATAAATTTGAATAGATTTAGAGCAACTTTAGTTGAAGCTTTGGGGTTTATAGGACGTCATTCAGACGTTGCAAACGCTCGATGA